The following is a genomic window from Thermoplasmata archaeon.
GAACCTCGCCCCGACCGTCTTGGCCGACTGCGCGAGGGACACGACCGCGACGATCAGGACTGGGACCGTCATCGAGAGGGCGGTCCCCGAGATGCTGTAGTACACGGTTAGGGGCCACAAGGGAATAAGCGAGAGAATCAAGATGAAGAAGTTCTGGCGCGCGATAATCCGCGGCGTGCCGTTCGCCGCGAAGAGGGACGAGCTGAAGTCGACGAGGGCTCGACCAATCCCGTAGAAGCCCAGGACGACCAAGGGAACCGTCGCAGCAACCCACGTCGGCCCGAGAAGAATATGTACGATCTCCGAGGCCATCACGGAGAGCCCGACCCCCGCGGGCAGGATCAGTACTGCGGCGTAGGAGAAACTCTCGAGGTAGGCGTCTCGCAACGCCTCGACTCTCGTTTGAATCCGAGTGAGGGATGGGAAGAGGGCGCCTCCGGCGGGTGTTGAAATGAGGGAAACCGGCAGGTAACCGAACCCGTATGCGACCGCGTAGTACCCGAGCGCGTCGGGTCCCAGCAGCCGGCCCACGGCAAAGTTGTCGATGTTCGTGATTAGGAACGCGAGGAGGGAGGCCACGATGAGATGCCGGGAGTAGGCCACCAGGGGACGGGCAACGGCCCCTCGAAGTGCGAGCCGGAATCGGCCGCCTCGCACAGCCACGTAACCTACGGTTGAGATGACTTGGGACAAGAGGAGTGCATAGACGAGGGACCAGACGCTGAACCCTGCGACGGCCAGACCGATGGAAATCACGGCGTTTGCAATCTGGCCCGCAAGGTTTGGAATCGCGAGGGTGCGGTAGCGGAGCTCCTGGGTCAGGCGGGTCGTGGGTACGAACGACCAGGGGGTGACGAGATAGATGAGCGCGACGATCTGCGTCGTGCTCGTCACCGCGAGCCCGCTGAATTTCGGAAACAGAGAAGCCCAAGGGCCGGCAACGAAGACGGAGACCGCGAACAGGGCGACCGCAATCGCGAGACGAAGCGTCATGCCGACGTTGTAGTCCTCGTCCGTCGCCGCCTGACCCTTTTGGATGATCGCATAGTCCAAGCCGAACGCGCCGAACGTCCCGACAAATCCGATGAGGCCCGTCGCGATCGCGAAGATCGCGAAGTCCGAAGGGAAGAGGAGGCGCGCCAGGACGACCTTCGTGATCACGCCCAGGATGCGGCTGAACCACCCCAGCCCGACGTTGATCACGATGTTCTCCGTCGTGCGCTGGCGGAACACTGCGGCCCCGAACGACCCCGCGGCCTTAAAGGTTCCAGGGAGCGCGAGCCTCGTGGGGCGGGAGTCGCGGCGTGCCGCGAGGGCTTCCGAAGTCTACGCCTCGGAGACCCGACTTCGGGTCACTGTCGGTTTTTCTTAACTGCCCCCTTCTTAGCTCGGGAGGGGCAAAGAGTCCCCGACAGAGACCGGGGAAGCCCGGAATCAGGACGCTCGCCATGCCTCCCACCGCACTGCGACTCGCCAAGACCGCGGAGCCTCCCGCGGAAGGTCCGGCGGAGAAGCTCCAGGCCCTCCTCTCGGCCTTCCAGTCCCGCGTGGACGGGGTGCGCGGCGTGGCCATCGCGGACAAGAGCGGCCTGCCCGTGTCCTCGTCCTTCGCCACGCGCGCCAACGTCCTCACGGTGACCGCGATGGCGACCATGGCGATCCAGTCGTCCCAGCGCGTGTACCAGAACCTCGCCCTGGAGGGCCCCAACGAGGTCGTCATGGTCGGGCCCGACTCCACGGTCTTCGTGTCCAACGTCGCGAGCGCCCAGCTCTCCGTGATCGTCGTCCTCGAGGGCTTCGCGAACCTCGGGCTCGTCCGGATCGAGGTGGAGCGCCTGAGCCGCGAGCTGTCCGAGATCCTCGGG
Proteins encoded in this region:
- a CDS encoding oligosaccharide flippase family protein, with the protein product MFRQRTTENIVINVGLGWFSRILGVITKVVLARLLFPSDFAIFAIATGLIGFVGTFGAFGLDYAIIQKGQAATDEDYNVGMTLRLAIAVALFAVSVFVAGPWASLFPKFSGLAVTSTTQIVALIYLVTPWSFVPTTRLTQELRYRTLAIPNLAGQIANAVISIGLAVAGFSVWSLVYALLLSQVISTVGYVAVRGGRFRLALRGAVARPLVAYSRHLIVASLLAFLITNIDNFAVGRLLGPDALGYYAVAYGFGYLPVSLISTPAGGALFPSLTRIQTRVEALRDAYLESFSYAAVLILPAGVGLSVMASEIVHILLGPTWVAATVPLVVLGFYGIGRALVDFSSSLFAANGTPRIIARQNFFILILSLIPLWPLTVYYSISGTALSMTVPVLIVAVVSLAQSAKTVGARFHDFAVRLKGPIAATTGMGAFLVALRLGLYAVLPSRLAIPILSSNASVVTIVLLLGVPLGMVMYFLLLRLIDRDAYEGLMRHLRMVLRHGTRAQAR
- a CDS encoding roadblock/LC7 domain-containing protein codes for the protein MPPTALRLAKTAEPPAEGPAEKLQALLSAFQSRVDGVRGVAIADKSGLPVSSSFATRANVLTVTAMATMAIQSSQRVYQNLALEGPNEVVMVGPDSTVFVSNVASAQLSVIVVLEGFANLGLVRIEVERLSRELSEILGI